A single Kribbella aluminosa DNA region contains:
- a CDS encoding amidohydrolase family protein: MLIDVHAHWGPWFFSMDVASIDVNIDGLNRFGIDLQLVSAIEAIVYDAPAGNRSLAEQLPADPRLRGMIVVDPRRLDEARKDLDELLAGDGRARWAGAKIHSEYSRTPISTPPMQAAIELTTEYGLPTLVHTWGDTVLDLADVAARVPGARVLAGHMGASGWPRVPEAAERSDRIWFEPCWSAPEANRIRWILDRIGPDRMMFGTDATLIDPSVALGALEAAELTPEEHAAVTHANAQALFGL; the protein is encoded by the coding sequence ATGCTGATCGACGTCCACGCCCACTGGGGCCCGTGGTTCTTCTCGATGGACGTCGCGAGCATCGACGTGAACATCGACGGCCTGAACCGGTTCGGCATCGACCTGCAACTGGTGTCCGCGATCGAGGCGATCGTGTACGACGCCCCGGCCGGCAACCGGTCGCTCGCGGAACAGCTCCCGGCCGACCCGCGGCTGCGCGGCATGATCGTCGTCGACCCGCGACGGCTCGACGAGGCCCGCAAGGACCTCGACGAACTGCTCGCCGGGGACGGGCGGGCGCGGTGGGCCGGCGCGAAGATCCACAGCGAGTACAGCCGGACCCCGATCAGCACGCCGCCGATGCAGGCCGCGATCGAGCTGACCACGGAGTACGGGCTGCCGACGCTCGTCCACACCTGGGGCGACACCGTGCTGGATCTCGCCGACGTGGCGGCGCGCGTCCCGGGTGCGCGGGTGCTCGCCGGTCACATGGGCGCGAGCGGCTGGCCGCGCGTCCCCGAGGCCGCCGAGCGGTCCGACCGGATCTGGTTCGAGCCGTGCTGGTCCGCACCGGAGGCGAACCGGATCCGCTGGATCCTCGACCGGATCGGCCCCGACCGGATGATGTTCGGCACCGACGCGACCCTCATCGACCCGTCCGTCGCACTAGGCGCCCTGGAAGCGGCCGAGCTGACCCCGGAGGAACACGCCGCCGTAACCCACGCCAACGCGCAGGCCCTGTTCGGTCTCTAG